Proteins encoded within one genomic window of Hevea brasiliensis isolate MT/VB/25A 57/8 chromosome 8, ASM3005281v1, whole genome shotgun sequence:
- the LOC110649445 gene encoding uncharacterized protein LOC110649445 encodes MEFLFQTVKYCVVNHLSKNPVFPILQYWLVNHPNILNFAWKQGETPGSSLLFLSLTVLSYLSLTFLLSHTTLISCSPRFLKNLTAIHNMILLSLSFVMALGCTLSIILLAPNLDSVVCFPKKTPPTGPLFFWAYIFYISKIFEFMDTLLIILSNSIRRLTFLHVYHHATVVVMCYISLNSSQSMFPCVLVTNATVHVIMYYYYFLCAIGIRPKWKKLVTDCQILQFFSSFGIMGWIFYYHFTSAGCSGMLGWCFDAVFITSLLVLFLDFHSKNYSKKKAKEN; translated from the coding sequence ATGGAGTTCCTTTTCCAAACTGTCAAGTATTGTGTAGTGAACCACCTTAGCAAGAACCCAGTTTTCCCAATCCTCCAATATTGGCTAGTGAACCATCCAAATATTCTCAATTTCGCATGGAAACAAGGTGAAACTCCAGGttcttctcttctcttcctttCTCTCACCGTTCTCTCctatctctctctcactttcctCCTCTCTCACACAACCCTAATCTCCTGCAGCCCTCGTTTCCTCAAAAACCTCACAGCCATTCATAACATGATCCTTCTCTCGCTCTCCTTCGTTATGGCCCTTGGTTGCACTCTCTCCATCATCCTTCTTGCTCCGAACTTGGACTCTGTTGTTTGCTTCCCTAAAAAAACCCCACCTACTGGACCTCTCTTTTTCTGGGCTTACATATTTTATATCTCGAAGATTTTTGAATTCATGGATACCCTTTTGATCATCTTGAGCAACTCCATCAGACGGTTGACTTTCCTCCATGTCTACCATCATGCAACAGTGGTGGTGATGTGCTACATATCACTAAACTCCTCGCAGTCTATGTTCCCTTGTGTACTTGTCACAAATGCTACTGTACATGTGATAATGTACTACTACTACTTTCTTTGTGCCATAGGGATTCGTCCTAAATGGAAAAAGTTGGTCACAGATTGCCAGATTTTGCAGTTCTTTTCAAGCTTTGGGATCATGGGTTGGATTTTCTACTACCATTTCACTAGTGCGGGGTGCTCTGGGATGTTGGGTTGGTGTTTCGATGCTGTTTTCATCACTTCTCTTTTGGTTTTGTTCCTTGACTTCCATTCTAAGAACTACTCTAAGAAGAAGGCCAAGGAAAATTAA